From the genome of Faecalibacterium prausnitzii:
TATGAGCCGTTATGAATACGGTGTTTTGAGTTTGATGGCACAGCATCCGGGCAAACTGTTTACAAAGGAGCAGATTTTTGAAGCAGTTTGGCATAAGGATAGCGATAGCTATTTGAGAGCCGTCACCAGCACAATCGGTCGAATCCGCCAGAAAATAGAGGATGACAAAGATCACCCCCGTTATATTAAAACGGTTTCCAACATTGGATATCAATTTGTCCCATCATCGGAATTGGTGCAATCGAATCGCAATCTGTAATAAAAGCCATACCGTGAGATCCCAGCAGGATCTTTCGGTATGGCTTTTGCGTTTTCTACGCTGTACGAAATCGGCATCCTTGCATAGATGACCATGAATATTCTAAAATAGAGATGACTTAATTCAGGAGGTCAGACCATGCGAACATTTGAAGAAGTATTGACCCACTTCCATAGCTTTTTAGAGTCTGCGACCTATTTGGACGTTGTTCCATGCCGCTGGGGATATGTAAGGCTTTTTAATGAGGGCGACCCTATCAATTTCAATGCAATTCTTTGCCGTACACCACAAGAACTATATACGGCATTGGAAAATGATTTGGAAACAGAGATTCAGGTCAGCTTGGAAATCGACTGAATTGGTATAAAATTGGTTTGCTTTTGGGTTCGTTTTGGTATAGTGACTTTGAAAAATGTGCTATACTGTACCACAAGCAAAACATTTTCAGGGATTTTCAATCTTACTGTAAAACTCTGTCAGATGCTTTGCCAGTGTGCGGGTCGAGTCCATTAAGGTTTCCCGCACTGCTTCTGGACAGGAAAGATAGATTAGATTGAACTCTTTTAATTCTATTTCCGTCTTGTCCATCCCCGGAGTGATCAGCGCATCAAGCGAAATCGGCAGAACACGAGCAATCGCCAAAAGAATTTCGTAAGACGGATTCATGCTGCCTTTTTCAATGTTGGCGATATGCTTCGTTGAAACATGGCAGCGTTCAGCAAGCTGTTCTTGGGTTAAACCTGCCAGCTTGCGCTCCTTGCGAACCTTTTCTCCAAGTACTTTCAAGTCAGAATTCGGCATCATCGTTCACCTCAATAGTATTGTATCGTTCTGGTGAATGACGCGGTATAACCTTGTATTTCCTGTGAGCAGGAAGTATAATGCCGATTTTTGCGTTTCCCGGTCGAGTTATAAAAAAACGGTAACTCGTCCGGGCGATTCTACGCGCCATCCGATCACAGTTGCCGTTTGTGGAGGTAACTGTGATTTTTTATTGGGGTAACGCATCAAAAAAAGCCTGTCTGCTGCCGTAGACCAGAATGCCAACAAACCGGCACAATCGTTCTGCTCTACCATCCACAATCGTGCTGATATGCTATATTGCGCCAGCTTCCCGCTATGGGAGGCTGGCGTTTTTGCGCTTTTGGAGCCAAAGTGCCGCAGTCCGCCAGTTTTCCTTGTCCGAATGACCACTTTACAAGAAGATAACTGGAGGATTATTGATAATGAAATCGACCTATTTGCTTCCGTGGTTCAAGATGACCACATGGTACTTCCGAATGTCTCGATTGCTGGAAGTTTCCAGCGTCAAAAAGCGCACCAAAAATCATAGTGCTGATGCCGACCGTATTTTCATGTTGGTGAAAAATCATGTGCTGGCCGTATCCGGCATGGGAGATGAAGCTCCGCCCACTCCCGGCGGAAGAAACGGAGGGAGTGATGTATTATGATCCTGCTGCAACGGGTGAACGAATCCAAAACCTCCGCAAAGACCGTGAAGTGACACAGGAGCAGCTCGCCATTGATTTGAACATCAGTGACCGCTACATGAGAAATCTGGAAAAGGGTGAGAAAGTTCCGTCTGTTGACCTCTTTGTGGAACTGCGGGAACGCTTTGGCTCCTCGCTGGACTACATCGTTTTGGGTGTGTCGGCATCCCAGCGGGAGCAGGAGTTGCAAGATCAACTGCATATGCTCCGCAAAGAGCTGAAAGAGATGCAGCGGCGGATTCTGGTCATGCTGGAAATGCTGGGCGAATCTGCTTAGCGTCACTTTACTGCTCTGAACCGGAACGATTGGTTCCGGTCAAAATCGCAAAACCGGAACTACTGGTTCCTAACGAGAA
Proteins encoded in this window:
- a CDS encoding winged helix-turn-helix domain-containing protein, with the translated sequence MQRIEVVVRITKDHCPPQEQTIFEWFDLMRNPTDVLRSPGLEINLEHHRVFKHGTEVYMSRYEYGVLSLMAQHPGKLFTKEQIFEAVWHKDSDSYLRAVTSTIGRIRQKIEDDKDHPRYIKTVSNIGYQFVPSSELVQSNRNL
- a CDS encoding helix-turn-helix domain-containing protein, which encodes MMPNSDLKVLGEKVRKERKLAGLTQEQLAERCHVSTKHIANIEKGSMNPSYEILLAIARVLPISLDALITPGMDKTEIELKEFNLIYLSCPEAVRETLMDSTRTLAKHLTEFYSKIENP
- a CDS encoding helix-turn-helix domain-containing protein, which encodes MYYDPAATGERIQNLRKDREVTQEQLAIDLNISDRYMRNLEKGEKVPSVDLFVELRERFGSSLDYIVLGVSASQREQELQDQLHMLRKELKEMQRRILVMLEMLGESA